Part of the Chloracidobacterium thermophilum B genome is shown below.
AATCGCGCTATGACTCGCTCCAGATCAAGGTCAACCAACGGGCCTGGAAGGGATTGAGCTACCTGGCGGCCTACACCTTCGGGAAAGCCACCAACAACTCACCTGGACCGTTTCCTGGAACGGGCGGGGCCGGCCGCTCCACGCCGGCTGACCCCGGCGGACTGGCTCCGGGTCTGGCCGACTATGACGTACGACATCGGTTTACCTTTGGCTTCAATTACGACCTGCCGTTTTTCAAGGAAGCCAGCAACCGGGCCGTCCGGGCGCTGCTTTATGGCTACCAGCTCAACGGCATTGTGACGCTGCAGGGCGGAACGCCCTTCTCGGTCTTTGGCGGCGATGGCGGCCGGGCGCGACTCGTGCCGGGGCAGAACCCCAATGCCGGTCGGCGCAGTGCCGCGCGGTGGTTCAACACCGCCGCCTTTGCGCCTTCCGCCAATCCGTCCGAACAATATCCGCGCAATGCCTTTCTCCGGTCGCCGGGTATCTCCACAGTGGATGCCTCCATTTTCCGGCGCTTCACGCTCACCGAGCGCTTGAACCTGGAGTTCCGGGCAGAGGCGTTCAACCTGTTCAACAAACCCCAGCTTGGTTTCCCGAACATCTTTTTGGGCGGCGACTTCGGGCGCATTTTCTCGGTGCGCAACCGCTCGAACCGTTCGGTGCAGCTTGGCCTGCGGTTGTCCTTCTAGCCTGTCACTGGACTCACTCCGGGCGTGAGCGGAATTCTTTTCTGCTCACGCCACTTTCCGGCTTATGAAACGAAGCAAATGGTTGTTCTACACCGTCGGCGCTGGCTGGTGGCTGGTGTGGCTCACCGCGGCAGGCCTGGCCCAGGTTGTAACCAAAGTCGAGCCGCCCGACTGGCCTACCGTGATCCGTCCGACGACCATCGAGCTGCTCCTCACGGGCGAAAACCTGACCGGTGTGCACCTTGCCAGCAACACGCCCGGCATCACCACCGGCCGGGTCGAAGTGACCTCCAACGGGCGCTATGCGTTCTGCGAAGTGACCATCACCCCGGAGGCGCGTCCCGGACCTGTCCAACTCAATCTGCTTACGCCCAATGGTGTGCGTCCGCTCCCCTGGGCGCTGTTTGCGCCCCTGCCCCGCACGGCGGCCTTTCGCGGCCTGACACCGGATGATGTCGTCTATCTGCTGATGATTGACCGCTTTGCCAACGGCGATCGCAGCAATGACGCGCCACCCGGAATGCCGCCGGCCAACCGTGCCAACCCACGGGCCTATCACGGGGGCGACCTGCGCGGCGTCATCGAGAAACTCGATTACCTCCAGGCGCTGGGCGTCACCGCTATCTGGATGACGCCGGTTTATGACAACGCCGATGCCAGCGAGGATTATCACGGCTACGGCGCGACGGACTTTTACGCCGTCGAATCGCGCTTCGGGACGCTGGAGCAATACCAGACGCTGGCGCAGGAAGTGCGGCGACGCGGCATGAAGCTGCTTCAGGATGTCATTCCCAACCACACCGGGCCGCTGCACCCGTGGGTGCGCCGTCCGCCAACGCCGACCTGGTTCAACGGAACCCCGGAACAACATCTCGTCTGTAACTTTGACATCCCGGCATTGACGCGCCCCGACGCCACGCCGCACGAGCGCGCGCTGGTGCTTGAAGGCTGGTTTGCCGGCATTCTGCCCGACCTCAACGGTGCAGATGAGAAGTACAAACGCTATGCCATCCAGAATTCCCTCTGGTGGACGGAAAAAGTGGGCCTTGACGGCATGCGGCTCGACACCTACCCGTATGTTGTTCGGACGTTCTGGCGGGACTGGCAGCGCGCCATGGATGACGCCTTTCCGAACTTCACGGCCGTCGGCGAAATCTGGCACGGCGACCCGAATATCATCGCCTTCTTTCGTGGCGGGCGAACGGGCTGGGACGGCATTGACACGGGCCTGCGGTCGCAGTTTGACTTTCCGCTCTTTTATGCCATCCGGGACTTTGCCGCCGGAAATGCTCCGGCGTCCCGTCTTGCCGGTTTGTTGCAGCAGGATGCGCTCTACGGCAATGCCCACATGAAC
Proteins encoded:
- a CDS encoding alpha-amylase family glycosyl hydrolase; the encoded protein is MKRSKWLFYTVGAGWWLVWLTAAGLAQVVTKVEPPDWPTVIRPTTIELLLTGENLTGVHLASNTPGITTGRVEVTSNGRYAFCEVTITPEARPGPVQLNLLTPNGVRPLPWALFAPLPRTAAFRGLTPDDVVYLLMIDRFANGDRSNDAPPGMPPANRANPRAYHGGDLRGVIEKLDYLQALGVTAIWMTPVYDNADASEDYHGYGATDFYAVESRFGTLEQYQTLAQEVRRRGMKLLQDVIPNHTGPLHPWVRRPPTPTWFNGTPEQHLVCNFDIPALTRPDATPHERALVLEGWFAGILPDLNGADEKYKRYAIQNSLWWTEKVGLDGMRLDTYPYVVRTFWRDWQRAMDDAFPNFTAVGEIWHGDPNIIAFFRGGRTGWDGIDTGLRSQFDFPLFYAIRDFAAGNAPASRLAGLLQQDALYGNAHMNVTFIGNHDVPRIMRACGGDWRRVKLALALLMTLRGIPQLYAGDEIGMDGGEDPDNRRDFPGGFGDTPNAFTPAGRAPDQQRLWEETQQLLALRRRHRALRHGRHRDLVVEGRQWAFVREDGKEKLLVVVNGNGNRVEVPIPAASICDGAPNRPCTVNPVHSSFPVNDRKMQARETLRVPVEAFGYRVFRVR